DNA sequence from the Bacteroidota bacterium genome:
CTGCAGTGTTTCTGCAAAATGATAAGTGGTATCGAGAAAATGAATTTTCTGTTTTGGATTTTCTTTGCTGAACAAATGGAGAAGAATAGCCGACGTAGTACCGAATGATGAAGTAAAAAGCACGCGATCAAAATCGTTGTACAATTCTTTCACGCGTTGTCCCGGCGTCAACAGAATATATTTTTCGTTCAATTCCCCGATCGTCATTTTACAAAGGTCGTAATCAGGATGCGGATACTGATGATGATCACCACAAATCCTACAAGGATCAATCCGTTCCGTACTGAAATTTTTGTTGATAGCCACACCGAGATGGGCGCTGCGATAGCCGCACCAATGATCAGTCCGAGAATTATTTCCCATTGCCCGATGCCCAGCAAACAGATGTAAGTGATCGTTGCCATGAGCGCAACAAAAAATCTTGCCGCGTGCGCACTCCCGATCGTGTAACGCAGGTCGCGCCCGCCTGCGACGAGCGTCGAAGTCACGATTGGCCCCCATCCGCCTCCGCCCGCAGCATCGAGAAATCCTCCTGCGGCAGCAAGCGGCCAGATCCGATTGAATTTTTTCTTCTGGATGATGCGCGATACAATGGCTTTACGCAGAATGAGAATTCCCAATACGAGTGTGTAAACAGCGACGACAGGTTTTACATAGAACATATATTTTTTCAGCAACGATAATGTGCATGCGCCGATGATCGCACCAATTGCGCCGGGAACAAAAAGATTTTTGAAAAGTTTTACGTTGATGTTGCGATAGCGCATGTAAAAAAGCGAAGAAGCTCCCGTTGTAAAAATTTCGCTGGCGTGCATGCTCATACTCGCGATCTGCGGTGCAACACCAAATGAAAGTAAAAATGTAGTTGTGCTCACACCATAAGCCATTCCCAGTGCGCCATCAATCATCTGTGCAATAAATCCGCCGAGTATCCACCACAGGATTTGCGAATCGACGGAAGAAAATAATCCGACAGTTGCATTCCCGATCGAATGAAAGGGAATAATTGTGAAGAGAAGATGGCCGGTGATCAGCAACGCAAGAATGGAAATGGAATAAAGAAAAGCGGTTCTCACCCGACGGCGGAAAACTTTTTTCTTGTCTTTGCGCTCGATAAGAATTGCCGTGGCTTTGTTCAGCACTTTTACTTTTTCGGCGAAATCACCGCGGAGCGTTGTTCTTAGTTTGTTGAGCTGATTGATGGAATCATTCGTTTCAGCCGGAATATTTTCATCCAGCACTTCACGCAAACGTTTAGCAAGTGTCGGCGATTTTCCATTGGTAGAGATCGCAATTTTCAAATCTCCTTTGCGCACGACAGACGACAGATAAAAATCACAAAGCTCCGGCGTGTCAGCCACATTCACAAGCAGATTTCTGCGATGCGCTTCTTCCGCGAGTTCTTCAGAAGCAAGACGATCGTTGATAGCAATGAAAACAAGATCGGTCTCGTCAAAATCCATAATGATCGCTTCTCTTTCAAATAGAATGAGATTTGTGAACTCTCTTGAAATATCGACGATCTCTTTGCTGATATCTGTTGCAACGAGCGTGATAGCAACCGATGGACTATTCGATAGAATGGCCTGCAGTTTTTCCAACGCAACATTCCCCCCGCCAATGAGCAGCACACGCAGTTCTTCCAGTTTCAGAAAAACAGGGAAAAGTTCATTCGATTCCGTTTCGGTTTCTTTCTCTTTCAATTCCACTTCGTATGGGACTGCAAAATTCATATTTTTTCGCTTAGGAATTACGATTGCAGCAAATGATCTTCGAGCGAAAGTAAATAAGCTGCCTGCGGATTTTTCCGCACCACTTCGCCAATGACGATCACTGCAGGAGCGCCGATATTTTCTGCTTCTACTGCGTGCACGATCGTATCGATGGAACCGATCGCAATTTTTTCTGAAGGCAATGTTCCGTCCTGTATCACCGCAACCGGTAAATTTCCGCGGCCAAACGACTGATAAATTTTTATGATCTCAGGAAGTTTTTTCAAACCCATCAGGATAACTACCGTTGCTTCTGATTTTGCAGCGAGTTTTACATCTTCCGGAACTTTTCCCTGTCCGACCGTGCCGTCCGGGCGGGTTTCTGAATTTCTTCCCGTGATCACCCAAAAACTTTCACTTATTCCGCGATGCGTAACAGGAATTCCCTGTGAAGCAGGAACGCCGATGGAACTGGAAATGCCGGGGATCCATCCTACAGGAATATTGAACGATTCTGCGAATTCAATTTCTTCTATGCCGCGGCCGAATACAAATGGATCTCCGCCTTTTAGGCGCACTACGTGCCCGTGTGTGTACGCGTAATCGACCAGCAGCGTGTTGATCTGTTCCTGTGTGTAGGAATGTTGTCCGTCGCGTTTCCCGACAAAAACTTTTTTCGAATTCATCGGCGCATATTTCAGCAATTCTTCATTCACGAGCGCATCGTAAAGAACAACATCGGCATCACCAAGTGCATTGATGCCTTTGAGTGTAATGAGTTCTGCATCGCCCGGGCCTGCGCCTACGAGCGTGATCTTTGGTTGTCTATTTTCGTATGACATTGTTTCGAGTTTTGAGTTAATGATTTTTACGTTTGAAAAAATGGTTGATGATGTTTTTCATTTTCAGTTGAGATTCAAGTTGGATAATTCTTTTTGTTGTTCGCGATAGTTTTCTACAGTGAAAACAAATTCTTTTGCATCGTTCAGATAGATCCGTGCAAACAATTCCGTTGCCGCATGGCGATTGAAGCGAAGAACATATTCACTGAAATTATTTACCGAACGGAAAGCGGGATGTTCTCCATAATTTTTTTCAAAATCGGACAACACGCCGTGATGCGTATTCACCAAAACATTTTTGTCGAGCAACAATGCTTTCGCGGCGTGAATGAATGCGTTGTAAGCGGTGTACAAAGCGTCTGAATATTTTTTCTCATTAAAATTTTCTTCTGAAGCGGCAAGTGCATCTTTTGCTTCGAACAACAGTGTAGAAACAAGATCAATCTTCACGCCCGCGCACTCGCCTGTGCCTATCGCCGTTTCAAATTTTGTTTCCTGTCCCCAGTCTATGAACTCCTCGTCGCTAAGTGAAGTTGTGTCTGCAACCGGTTTTAGTAAATGATAGAAATAATTTTTTCCGGCGCGGTCATAATAATCGTTGAACGATTCATTTTTCGAATTCACTTCGAAATCGGAAAGAAGAATTCTCAACACGGCAGGAGCGCGCTTCGAGGGAAATTTGATCACCTTCTCTGCAATTCTTCCAGGGCCACTGCCCGTTGCTCCACCACCGAGTAAAAGCTGCAGGGCGGGAATAACATGCTCGCCGGCTTTCTGCGAACTTCCGTGAAAACCGATCTGGGCGAGCCCATGTTGTCCGCAACTGTTTATGCAGCCGCTGATCCTGATGCGGATATTTTTTTCTGCAACGAGATGCGGAAATTCTTCGCTGATTATTTTTTCCAGTTCGGCGGAAACGCCGGTGCTGTTGGAAATTCCGAGATTACACGTGTCGGTTCCCGGGCAGGAAGTTATATCTCCGAGTGCATCTGATCCGGATGAAGCAAGCCCCAGGTTTTTCAGCTCATGAAATAATGCGGGCAATGCATTTTTAGGAATGAAACGAAGAAGAAAACTCTGTCCCGGAGTGATGCGGATATCTTTCGACGCATAACGCTCCGCAATTGCGGAAAATTTTCTTGCAAGCACTGAAGAAATATTTCCCTGCGGGATTTTTACACCGGCAGCAAAACTATTTTTCTGTTTCTGCTCCCACACATTTGCTTTCAGCCAGGAAGAATATTCGCTGGTTCCCGAAATGCGGAAGGTGGTAAAAACCTCCGCATGGTTATTTTCAAAGATCGCTTCTGCCGGCTTCACTGAAGAAATAAAATTTCCCGGCACTTTTCTTTCTTCTGCTGCAAGACGAAGAATTTCGCTGAGGCCGATCTTGTCCACGAGATATTTTAACCGCGCTTTGTGACGGTTGTTTCTTTCGCCATAGCGATCGAATACCCGGAGAACAGATTCTGTGAATGGAATAATTTCATTGGCCGGCAAAAATTCAAAAGCCGTTTCTGCGGGGAATGGTTGTGCGCCGAGCCCTCCGCCGATCAGCACTTTGAATCCTCGGATTATTTTATTTCCGGAAATTTCTACGCGCGGAATAAAACCAAAATCGTGAATGAAAGTGAATGCAGAATCTTTTTCAGAAGAAGAGAATGCAATTTTTATTTTGCGGCCCAGGTCCTGGCCAACAGGATTGCGCAAAAAATAACGGAACAATTCATCAGCGTAAGGCGTTACATCGAACGGTTCCTCCGGATCAATTCCTGCCGAAGGAGAAGCGGTTACATTTCTCACTGTGTTTCCGCACGCCTCGCGCAAAGTGATCCCTTCTTCTTCGTAACCGCGTTCGAGTTTTTCCCAGAGCTCCGGCGTATCGTCAAGTGAAATGTGATGCAGCTGAATATCCTGACGCGTGGTAAGGTGAAGATTCCCATTGGAGAATTCATCGGAGAGCGATGCGATGCGGCGCAACTGACCGGGAGAAATTTTTCCGTACGGAATTTTTATGCGCACCATCTGCACGCCTTGCTGGCGCTGGCCGTACACGCCGCGCGCGAGACGGAGCGAACGGAATTTTTCAGGATCCATAGTTCCATTGCGGAAAAGCCGGATCTTTTCTTCGAGATCAATAATGTCGCGTTCTACAAGCGTTGTTTTGTCCGTTGTAATATTTTCGAGTTCTGTTCTGAAGCTTTGCATGTCAGAGAATTTTTAGATTATTTTTTATCGGAGCCGGCCATTGGCCAACCCGTTGTTGCTTTGTTGATATTCCTGGTTTCGCACTGATCTGTAATTCGTATATCCGTATGATTCGTAATTCGCAAAAGAAAAAGCCCTCTCGTTTTACCGGGAGGGCTTCGCTCAACACACCAACAATCAACTTCACGACGAATACAACACTCCCGGGCTACTGCGCATGCAGCAGCACATACACATGCTTGCGCACATGTAAGTGGAGTGGAAGTGGTTCGTCGCAGTTTTCATGTTGATTCTCTTTGAAATATTTTTTTGTGAGTTGGTATTAAAAGGGAAAAGCTTCTCCGCATAACGGAAAAGCTTTTCTTATTGATTGGCAATTCCGGTTAAGGTATGATCATGCAACACATGTTGCAGTTGATCTTTGATTGGTTATGGAATTGCGGTGTTTTCATGTTTACCGGCGCAAATATAATGCGGAAAAACAATACGGAGCAAGTTTCAGCGAAAATAATTCTGAATCACTTCACTTTATCGAATGTAGCAACCGGACGGAAGAGCCCGCGGCGATCGAGATTTTTCAGTTGATCCGGTGTGGCCGCCACTACGTAATAGGTCTGATCGGAAGATCGTGTGAATGGAGTAACGCATGAAAAAACGCCGGTGGAATCTACGGTTGATTTTTTTTCATCCATGCGGTCCGACATTTTTCTTTTTTCGTCTTTAGGCAACGAAGGAACAGCGATCGACAATTTATTTTTGTGCAGCGTGATCTGCATTACTTTCCATTCCTCTTTATTATCGGCCGTAATATTTTTCATGCTCAGCCAGTAATCGCCGTTGAAAATTTTGAGCACGGTATCTTTCCCCAGTTTGTAAACCTGTGTGTTACGCGTGACGATCGTTGCAGAATCATTATTCATTTTTTCCACGTAACGGTCTTCTCCTGCTTTGAAATAATACTTTCCGTTTTTGCCTTTCGATAAACCAATTTTGGAAGTATCAGCAATGGGAATAGTGATGCGCGTGGGCCGAATGAGTGTCATGGAATTTGCGCGCACATAAAGAGAATCGTTGTTGCTCACATAATCGCCCTGCAGGGAAGCGGGAACTTCTTTGAGTGCAGGAACAGAATTCGGTTGTTGTGTTGTGAAACGAACGTCGCCTTCGCAGGAAAAAAGAAGAAGGCAGGAGGCAGAAAGCAGTAAGCAGTAAAGAGAAGTTGTGCAGCGGAGATGCATTGTGCGTGATTAGGTAAGTAAATCTATGTAAAAATCGTGCCAATGAAATTCAAGAATTCAAAGATTCAAGATTCAAAGATTCAAGGATTGGGAAATTCAATTATTGGGCCGTGGTATAAGAGGCTGTTTAAATTTCATCCTTCTGTTTTGTTATGCGCCATTTTTGTTCATCCTTCCCTGCCCGCCCACGCACGACCCATTTTCCTTTAGCAGGCGGGGTTGCATTTCTTGGCCGTAGTCGCTCCACTATGGCCTGCTGCACCTATGCCGTTTTTTACTATATTCACTATGGCAAATTAACCCTCTAATCCTTCTTCACATGAAAAAATTCTACTCCATCCTATTATTTGCATGCGCAACTTTTTTTGCAAACGCAACGCAGCATACGATATTCGTTTATTGTACAGGAATAAATCCTACGACTACCACCGCAGTTTGCGGCGACAGTATAAAATGGACCTGGGGCGGATGTTCAGACAGCGTTAGATCTACCCTCATTCCTGCTTGTGCTACTCCATGGTACTTTCCGATCAACACTACAACTCCTGTTTACACGGTAGTTCCCTGTGCGGGCAATTATAATTTTACGTGCTATTGCAACACCAGTTATTATTCAGGAATAATTGTTGTTTCCTGTTCTTCTCCTCTTACTGTTACCACTTCGCACACGAATGTTTTGTGTAACGGGCAATGCAACGGAACGGCTACGGCAACAGCAAGCGGGGGAACTGCGCCTTATACTTACTCATGGTCACCCGCAGGAGGAACAGCGCCAACTGCACCGGGATTGTGCGCCGGCAATTACACCGTTACAGTTATGGATGCTGTTGGTGCGACAGCCACTTCTACAGTTGCCATAACACAACCAACACCGCTCGCAGTAACTCCATCGCAGGTGAATGTTACCTGTAATGGTAATTGTAATGGAGTTGCTCAGGTAATTGTTTCCGGTGGTACGCCGGGTTATACTTATTCGTGGGCGCCTACAGGAACAACCACCTCTACTGCCAGCGGACTTTGCCCGGGCAGCTATACGTGTACGATAGCGGATGCGAATGGTTGTACTATAACACAAACCTTCATAATCACCCAGCCAACAGCGCTCAGCGTTAATACTTCAACTGTTCCTGCTTCCTGTAGTTCCTGCTGTGATGGATCTGCCTCTGCAATTGCAACGGGTGGAAATCCTGCTTACACGTACGTGTGGTCGCCGGGCGGACAAACGACAGCAACGATCACCAATCAATGCATAGGATCTTATACTTGTTGTGTGACGGATGCGAATGGATGCATGTCTTGCCAGGTGGTGACAATCACATTTACGACCGGCGTGCAGGATCCGTCAGTAAAAAGTAATCTGAATTTATTCCCGAGCCCGGCCACTGAATTTCTGACGGTGAAAGAAACATTTGCAAATTCTGTTTCTGCAACGATCACGGTTTCAAATATTCTTGGCGAAACTGTTTTCACGAAATCAGTTTCCGCAGCAGTCGAATTGAATGAAACGATAAATCTTGCAGGGTATGATCCGGGAGTTTATTTTATTTCCGTAAAAACTTCTTCCGGAACTTCCACGCGGAGATTTGTGAAAGAGTGAAAAGCAGAAGGCAGCAGTAGTTGTCAGCGGCAGTCTGAATTTGAAAAATGTTTGACGTTTGATGAAAAGCCACGAAGTTCAAAGGAAGTCACAGGAGAAAATTTAAAGTGATGCAGTGACAACGCTTAGCCCCGGTGCATGCATTTCCCGAATACGTTCGGGATTGCATGCGACGGGAACGCAGAAAATTCAGTGAGCAGAAGTTGCGCTCCTAAAAAAAATTCAGAAAAAAAATTGAAATCAATTTCTCCGGTGATTCTTCACGTACTCCGTCATGTAATCGACGATCGTTTTTGTTTCGGTGCCGGGAGGAAATAATTTTCCGACTCCCATTTCATTCAGCTTTTTCATATCGGCATCGGGAATAATTCCTCCGCCGGTGAGCAGCACATCGCCGAGATTTTTTTCTTTCATGAGTTTCATGATCTTCGGAAAAACGGTCATGTGCGCGCCCGAGAGAATACTTACGCCAATCACATCCACATCTTCCTGCAGCGCGGCATTCACCACCATCTCGGGAGTTTGACGAAGGCCGGTGTAAATAACTTCCATCCCCGCATCGCGCAAAAAACTTGCAATCACTTTTGCTCCGCGGTCATGCCCGTCGAGGCCAACTTTTGCAACGAGAACACGGATGGGACGATTCATTTGGTAAAGATAAGAGTTGTCAGTTGTCAGTGTCAGCGGCAGTTGTCAGCGTTAGTGTAAACGTTTTTATTCGGTTATAAACAGATATAAATTTATTCCAAGGACACGTTCTGAATCCTGACAACTGACAACTGAATCCTGACAACCGCCGCTGACAACTGTAAACTTCCTAAGCTAATTTCAGAACATTCCTCTTGAAAAACACCTGGCTGAGAATCATCATTCCTGTTCCGATGAGAAATAACATGAGCGGGCGAAGCAGAAATGCGGTATCGCTGAATGCGAGATTTCTCCAATAGATATCGTAAAATCCCTGGATGCTCCAGTAGTTGACGGAGAAGAGCGACATTTTCTGCATAAACGCAGGCATGAGAAAAGTGGGAATCATACTTCCACCGATGGCCGACATGGAAAGCACGATGATGGAAGAAAGCATTTGCACCTGCTGGCGACTTTTTGCAATGGAAGCGAGGAACATTCCGAATCCTGCGCAGGCGTAGGCGGTGGTGAGCATCATGAGTAGGAGCGCAGGAACATTTTTTCCGAGATCGAGATGAAATGCATATGATGCGTAGAGAAACAAAACAGAAAGCTGCATAAGCGCGAGCAGGATAGATGCAATAGTTTTTCCGAGGAGAATGTGAATGGATTTAACCGGCGAATAAAGCAAACGTTTTAAAGTTCCGTTCTCTTTTTCTTCGAGCATGCCTGCGCCCATTGCAGCGAGTCCGAATAAAAGCATCATCACCGCAGTACCGGCAACCGCTTGTATCAATCCGGGACTACTTTGTTTTTCTTCTACAACAGATGACATTTCAATATTGATAGGCGGGCCGCCGCTGTTATCACCGCCGCCGAAATTTGAAGCGAACATGTTCTGCATATTTGATTTTGCTGAAGAGTCGAGTGGGGCGCCGCCGTTCATCTTCTCTACTTTTTTCATTACACGTTTCATCACAAAATCTTTTCCTATCATGCGCATGAGACTGCTCATGAGCGCCTGCTGCATCATTCCTGTTTCTGCTGCTTTAGAAGGATCGTATTTCATTTCGAGTGGCAGGGGATTTGCATTCTCCAGCGAATCGCCGAAACCTTTATTGAAAATGAGCAATTCACTTTCTTCCCCGGTTTTCACAAGACGTGTTCCGGAGTCGAGCGGAATTCTTGTAACAGAAATATTTTTCAGCGAATCGATTTGTGTGATAATGTCTTTGCTGCTTTTCGTCTGATCGAGATCGGCCACGAGCAAATTCATTGGTTTGGCATTGTGTTCGCGTTCTCCGCCAAAAGCCATTGCGAAAATGGAGATGAGCGCAACAGGCATGAAAAAAGTCATCAGCAGTGCACGGCGATCGGTGATGAAAAGCTTAATGTCTTTGAGAGCGATTTTTATCATGGGAGGATTACTTGGTGGAAGGATTACGGATTTAAACTGATGTAAGGATGATTGTCAGACTGAGCTTGTCGAAGGCTGACTAATCTCTCAATTGTTTTCCCGTGAGTTTTAAAAAGATGGTTTCGAGATTTACTTTTTGAATGTCAATGTGCGAAAGTTCGAGCCCGGCTTCGGCGCACTGATTGATGGCGCGTGGAAGATCGGACCGAAGATCGTTGCTGGCAAAAATAATTTCTCCGTCAGAAAGTGTGTATTCTCCTTTGAGATGATCTTTTATTTTCTGTTCCGTTCCATTACCGGCATTTGTGTAGCGTACAAGAATGGATTCTTTCATTTTCGAAAAATCTCTCAGCTCTTTTAAAGTTCCCTGCACAATGATCTCTCCTTTGTCAATGATCCCGATACGATCGCAGAAACGTTCTGCTTCTTCCATGTAATGTGTGGTGTACACAATGGTCATTCCTCGCTTGTGTAATTTTTCCACCACTTCGAAAATGAGATTGCGGCTCTGCGGATCGATACCAACTGTGGGTTCATCCATGAAAAGAATTTTCGGTTCGTGTAAAAGTGCGGAGGCGATGTTGATGCGGCGTTTCATTCCGCCGGAATAATCTTTCACTTTATCATTTTTCCTGTCGGAGAGCCCGAGCAGTTCAAGCGTTTCATCAATTCTTTTATTCAGCAGATTTTTTTCCACGTCATACAGTGAGCCCCAGAATTCCAGATTCTGCAGTGCAGTGAGTTTATCATACAAAGCGATCTCCTGCGGAACAACGCCGATTATTTTTTTGCATGCAGTTTTATTTTTATCGAGCGGCATTCCGTTGATCATGATCGTTCCGCTGTCCGGATCGAGAATGGTGCTGATGATGGAAATGGTTGTTGTTTTTCCCGCGCCGTTTGGTCCGAGCAAACCGTAGAATTCTCCGTCGGCAATGGAGAAAGAAATTCCATTGAGCGCCACCTGTGTGCCGTAGGATTTTTTTAGATCTTTTACTTCTATCATGAGGGAGGATTACGGATTTATACGAAGACTACGCCCGCCTGCCAATGCGAGGGCTTGCGCTGCTGCGGGCAGGGATTACGAATTACGCGAATATACAAATTACGCTATACGGAGTAGCACAAATTGTCTGCCTGCCGGGCGGCCTGATAAATTGTAAATCGTACAGTACAAATTGTACATTTACTGCGGTTGTTTTCTCAGTACTAACAAACTCAAAAAAAATTGTCATGGAACACATCAATCATTACACCAATCTGGTGGAAGAAGTAATCCGCGATCTCGGCGTAGATCCGGCAACTGCACGCGGTGAAAAACCCGGTACTTGGAATATGCGCCTTGGTTCTGCAAACGTTTGGATCGATGTTTGGCAGTCGAAAGACAAAGATGGAAATCCCGTTGACGGAGGATACATGCAGATCATGGCTCCCATTTGTGAAGTGCCTGTAGAAAACCAGGCGGCATTCACCAAAGAATTACTCGAGATCAATCACACGCTTTACGGAGTGGGTTTCACTATTTTCGAAAAGTGGGCGTACATCAAAGCGATCCGCGAACTCGAAGGACTCGACAAATCGGAAGTGCGCGCAACATTTGACCGTATCGGAATTTATGCCGATGATTATGATGATGTGTTGAAAGCGAAATACTGGCCGGCGCAGGGTGGAAGGGGGTAACAGCGGCCGTCCGACCGGGTCATCCCCGTCCGTACCGGCACGGGCGGGCGGGCGGGAAGTTGTAAGCGGCAGCAGGCAGAATGCATTAGATTAAAAAGCACAAGGGAAGAGATTCGGGAAATCGGGTCTCTTTTTTATTGCCGTAGACACAAGTTGTGTAATAGCACAACCTCCATTTGTTCCCGCCAATTATTACTCATTATCAATTATACATTATTCATTAACATACTCCGGGAATCCCACTGAAAAAGTGGTCCCTTTATCTTTCGCTGTTTCAAACCAGATGGTTCCATTGCAACTCTCCACAATATTTTTTACCATCGCAAGTCCTAATCCCATTCCTGTGGTCTTGGTCGTGAAATTTGGAACAAAAATTTTATCGAGCACTTCATCTGCAATTCCATGGCCGTTGTCTTTCACTGCCACAATGAAATTTTTTCCGTGCCGGGAAAGTGTAACCTCTATTTTTCCTTTGCGGTCTTCGGGAATGGCCTGTATCGCATTGCGGAATAAATTATTGAACACACGAAGCAATTGTTCCTTGTCAGCAAAAATTATTGCCGTGTTGATCCCATTGTCCTTGAAAGTAAAATCCGTACGCTCGCTGGTTTCATGAAAAAGATCGATTGCATTTTTTACCAATGAGCGCAGGTCCATTTCTTCATTGCTCGGTTTCGGCATTTTTGCAAAATCAGAAAATGCTCCTGCAATGGAAGAAAGCGTATCGATCTGTTCGAGCATTGTTTTCGTCAACCGTTCTACTTTCTGATCGATGTCGGGCGCCTTGTCGCGGTACGCACGCTCGAGCAGTTGTATGCTCAGGCGCATAGGCGTAAGCGGATTTTTTATTTCGTGCGCCACCTGCTTCGCCATTTCTCTCCACGCACTTTCTCTTTCGCTCTGTGCAAGTAACTCCGCGCTCGTGGCGAGTTCCATGATCATGCGGTTGTATTCGCTCACGAGCGATCCTATCTCGTCTTTATTTTTCCATTCGATCTGATCCGATTTTCTTCCGAGTTTCACCTGGCGCATTTTATCCTGTATCAATCGCAGTGGATGCGTGAGATAATTGGAAATGAAAATTGCCGCGAGAACAGAAAGAGCAAAAAGGAAAACGTACACGTTAATGAGCGCAACGAGGAAGGAAGAAATTTCTTTCTGGAGATCACTTTGTTTTGCGAAGTAGGGAAGATTGATATACGCCTGCACATTTCCGTTTCCGTCTTTGAGCGGAAAATACGCGGAGAGATAAGCGAGGTTACCGATGTTCTCATCGTGAATGAATTCCGATTGTTTGCGGATGCTGAGTTGCGTATAAGCTTCAGGATTCATTTTCCTTCCCGTCAATCCTTCGTCGTAAATTTTCGGGCGCGATGTGGCGTAGAGATTTCCCTTTACATCGAACAGGTTGATGTCGGTGAAAAAAGTATTGGAAAGAATTTTCAGAACATAAGTAGCGTAGTCGCGGTAATTGTCCCTGAGTTTTGTGTCTGCAAGTTTTTCCTCCACTTCAAGGATCACAGAATGCCCTTTCTCTTCGATGATCTCGCTGTTCTTCGCCTGATATTGTTGTTTGATGTAATAAATGGATCCTCCTCCGAAAAGAGCGA
Encoded proteins:
- a CDS encoding T9SS type A sorting domain-containing protein, whose translation is MKKFYSILLFACATFFANATQHTIFVYCTGINPTTTTAVCGDSIKWTWGGCSDSVRSTLIPACATPWYFPINTTTPVYTVVPCAGNYNFTCYCNTSYYSGIIVVSCSSPLTVTTSHTNVLCNGQCNGTATATASGGTAPYTYSWSPAGGTAPTAPGLCAGNYTVTVMDAVGATATSTVAITQPTPLAVTPSQVNVTCNGNCNGVAQVIVSGGTPGYTYSWAPTGTTTSTASGLCPGSYTCTIADANGCTITQTFIITQPTALSVNTSTVPASCSSCCDGSASAIATGGNPAYTYVWSPGGQTTATITNQCIGSYTCCVTDANGCMSCQVVTITFTTGVQDPSVKSNLNLFPSPATEFLTVKETFANSVSATITVSNILGETVFTKSVSAAVELNETINLAGYDPGVYFISVKTSSGTSTRRFVKE
- the cobA gene encoding uroporphyrinogen-III C-methyltransferase, whose translation is MSYENRQPKITLVGAGPGDAELITLKGINALGDADVVLYDALVNEELLKYAPMNSKKVFVGKRDGQHSYTQEQINTLLVDYAYTHGHVVRLKGGDPFVFGRGIEEIEFAESFNIPVGWIPGISSSIGVPASQGIPVTHRGISESFWVITGRNSETRPDGTVGQGKVPEDVKLAAKSEATVVILMGLKKLPEIIKIYQSFGRGNLPVAVIQDGTLPSEKIAIGSIDTIVHAVEAENIGAPAVIVIGEVVRKNPQAAYLLSLEDHLLQS
- a CDS encoding TSUP family transporter, producing the protein MNFAVPYEVELKEKETETESNELFPVFLKLEELRVLLIGGGNVALEKLQAILSNSPSVAITLVATDISKEIVDISREFTNLILFEREAIIMDFDETDLVFIAINDRLASEELAEEAHRRNLLVNVADTPELCDFYLSSVVRKGDLKIAISTNGKSPTLAKRLREVLDENIPAETNDSINQLNKLRTTLRGDFAEKVKVLNKATAILIERKDKKKVFRRRVRTAFLYSISILALLITGHLLFTIIPFHSIGNATVGLFSSVDSQILWWILGGFIAQMIDGALGMAYGVSTTTFLLSFGVAPQIASMSMHASEIFTTGASSLFYMRYRNINVKLFKNLFVPGAIGAIIGACTLSLLKKYMFYVKPVVAVYTLVLGILILRKAIVSRIIQKKKFNRIWPLAAAGGFLDAAGGGGWGPIVTSTLVAGGRDLRYTIGSAHAARFFVALMATITYICLLGIGQWEIILGLIIGAAIAAPISVWLSTKISVRNGLILVGFVVIIISIRILITTFVK
- a CDS encoding cobalamin B12-binding domain-containing protein produces the protein MNRPIRVLVAKVGLDGHDRGAKVIASFLRDAGMEVIYTGLRQTPEMVVNAALQEDVDVIGVSILSGAHMTVFPKIMKLMKEKNLGDVLLTGGGIIPDADMKKLNEMGVGKLFPPGTETKTIVDYMTEYVKNHRRN
- a CDS encoding ABC transporter permease, which codes for MIKIALKDIKLFITDRRALLMTFFMPVALISIFAMAFGGEREHNAKPMNLLVADLDQTKSSKDIITQIDSLKNISVTRIPLDSGTRLVKTGEESELLIFNKGFGDSLENANPLPLEMKYDPSKAAETGMMQQALMSSLMRMIGKDFVMKRVMKKVEKMNGGAPLDSSAKSNMQNMFASNFGGGDNSGGPPINIEMSSVVEEKQSSPGLIQAVAGTAVMMLLFGLAAMGAGMLEEKENGTLKRLLYSPVKSIHILLGKTIASILLALMQLSVLFLYASYAFHLDLGKNVPALLLMMLTTAYACAGFGMFLASIAKSRQQVQMLSSIIVLSMSAIGGSMIPTFLMPAFMQKMSLFSVNYWSIQGFYDIYWRNLAFSDTAFLLRPLMLFLIGTGMMILSQVFFKRNVLKLA
- a CDS encoding HEPN domain-containing protein, whose translation is MQSFRTELENITTDKTTLVERDIIDLEEKIRLFRNGTMDPEKFRSLRLARGVYGQRQQGVQMVRIKIPYGKISPGQLRRIASLSDEFSNGNLHLTTRQDIQLHHISLDDTPELWEKLERGYEEEGITLREACGNTVRNVTASPSAGIDPEEPFDVTPYADELFRYFLRNPVGQDLGRKIKIAFSSSEKDSAFTFIHDFGFIPRVEISGNKIIRGFKVLIGGGLGAQPFPAETAFEFLPANEIIPFTESVLRVFDRYGERNNRHKARLKYLVDKIGLSEILRLAAEERKVPGNFISSVKPAEAIFENNHAEVFTTFRISGTSEYSSWLKANVWEQKQKNSFAAGVKIPQGNISSVLARKFSAIAERYASKDIRITPGQSFLLRFIPKNALPALFHELKNLGLASSGSDALGDITSCPGTDTCNLGISNSTGVSAELEKIISEEFPHLVAEKNIRIRISGCINSCGQHGLAQIGFHGSSQKAGEHVIPALQLLLGGGATGSGPGRIAEKVIKFPSKRAPAVLRILLSDFEVNSKNESFNDYYDRAGKNYFYHLLKPVADTTSLSDEEFIDWGQETKFETAIGTGECAGVKIDLVSTLLFEAKDALAASEENFNEKKYSDALYTAYNAFIHAAKALLLDKNVLVNTHHGVLSDFEKNYGEHPAFRSVNNFSEYVLRFNRHAATELFARIYLNDAKEFVFTVENYREQQKELSNLNLN